One window of Microcoleus vaginatus PCC 9802 genomic DNA carries:
- a CDS encoding NACHT domain-containing protein yields the protein MSQTMASRSVRIDGAGLEKVRQRMAELEKPLNPDKRGWSQEDLARQAYVHLSTVKRFLEGTPRDRGTVISILKALEFEPINFIAEHDSKLQNSKRDPQPNIDIDWQRVCQQMLKEQQKEQRIRRKATEQGFEINVFVPLGLIERKQQQRRSGNVPMELLHQLEPEVVTRIYEHDEFMTDVIGQNPTGKNKHIAIVGEPGAGKTTLLDKIATHIHENNQDLPICIALASLQGKTLKDYILQEWLLEAMALVYPDIDVEKSHKTSLQKRLRHGGVWLLLDGVDEMAVGANSCLSLEEIRNQLTDWLGNVRVVLTCRTNVWDARLNNPLTGFDTYKTQEFKQEQVDDFIQQWFAEAKNIQGGQELQKKLQEPQKERIRQLVKNPLRLSLLCQIFSQNKQVELPETKAELYQHFVLYFYEWKPSQTVIDWATQPGLREELHQALGRLSIAGLDSDARFRLPLSLIQQEMGDRLFKLAWDLGWLNLVDREAATDEPVYAFFHPTFQEYFAALAIDDWHFFLNHVPHNPDEGIYRIFEPQWKEVIILWFGNNNKNRDKFIDLLTDFNDRCGIENFYGYRAYFLAACAISEFTTYDRADEIVERLFQIGFSNIGEELHYCVENAAREVVEKTDRLKAINLLTKLICEEKEHKITLGNQSFRLRENADNTHEAARILTKLDPGNKLAEDLLENVISFYTAREVSRGMDQQEALSFAHSLVYGLPSKGEPIKVQLAIKNESLNVIKILDHLTKSDYNEYTFKQMLKSSKYKKLKSTKEFIAKSLVNLLCNSEDDMACFMVTLKFTKMIQYEMFPLVVRGLRNCLYRQTDKDDVDRYFHCYGVIWQCAQTMSYPEFYSAWHRQPFTINAKVSDNILVSNSNTTQLLNFAEFPEVLRSAIVSDPMLNRAVQLICIDGSEFNPPDNPATDIYIQMVEQGCPERQEGTPTTMPLLKAYWRLNLRNLEKRVALVFYNSKIDREFSEPFLTALSAFGGTIAIITDRPCDNVKRLSPNHPNLIDAVLKWLHRSILEA from the coding sequence ATGAGTCAAACTATGGCATCTCGCAGTGTTCGGATTGATGGCGCAGGTTTGGAGAAAGTTCGTCAACGGATGGCTGAATTGGAGAAGCCACTAAATCCAGATAAACGAGGTTGGTCTCAAGAAGACCTTGCAAGGCAGGCGTATGTGCATCTTAGTACGGTTAAACGCTTTCTTGAAGGTACGCCACGCGATCGCGGTACTGTCATCTCAATTCTTAAAGCATTAGAATTTGAACCCATAAACTTTATTGCCGAACATGACTCCAAATTGCAGAATTCCAAGCGAGATCCACAGCCAAACATTGACATTGATTGGCAGCGAGTTTGCCAACAAATGTTAAAGGAACAGCAAAAAGAACAGCGAATTAGGCGTAAGGCAACTGAACAGGGATTTGAAATCAATGTTTTTGTACCGCTAGGTTTAATCGAACGGAAACAGCAGCAGCGTCGCAGTGGCAATGTGCCTATGGAACTGTTACATCAATTAGAACCGGAAGTTGTTACCCGAATTTACGAGCATGATGAATTCATGACTGACGTTATTGGACAAAACCCTACTGGAAAAAATAAGCATATTGCTATTGTCGGCGAACCAGGAGCAGGAAAGACAACGCTGTTAGATAAAATCGCTACTCACATTCATGAAAATAATCAAGATTTGCCGATTTGCATTGCGCTGGCAAGTTTGCAAGGAAAGACACTGAAAGACTATATCCTTCAGGAATGGTTACTGGAAGCTATGGCTCTGGTTTATCCTGATATTGATGTAGAGAAGTCTCACAAAACATCTCTACAGAAACGGTTGCGTCACGGTGGGGTGTGGCTGTTACTTGATGGTGTTGATGAAATGGCTGTAGGGGCGAATAGTTGTTTGTCCTTAGAGGAAATTAGAAACCAGCTTACTGATTGGTTGGGTAATGTGCGGGTTGTTTTGACCTGTCGAACCAATGTTTGGGATGCCCGTCTCAACAATCCCCTCACAGGCTTTGATACTTACAAAACTCAGGAGTTTAAACAAGAGCAAGTAGATGATTTTATTCAGCAGTGGTTTGCTGAAGCAAAAAATATTCAAGGGGGACAGGAGTTACAGAAAAAGCTGCAAGAGCCCCAAAAGGAACGCATCCGCCAACTCGTAAAAAATCCGCTTCGCTTATCTCTACTGTGTCAAATATTCAGCCAAAATAAGCAAGTCGAATTACCAGAAACCAAAGCCGAACTATATCAACACTTTGTCCTCTATTTCTATGAGTGGAAACCATCCCAAACGGTTATTGATTGGGCGACTCAACCAGGTTTGCGAGAAGAATTACATCAAGCCCTCGGTCGTTTGTCTATAGCAGGATTGGATAGCGATGCTAGATTTCGGTTGCCACTGAGTTTAATTCAGCAAGAAATGGGTGATAGGCTGTTTAAATTAGCCTGGGATCTCGGTTGGCTGAACTTAGTAGATCGAGAAGCTGCAACAGATGAACCTGTTTACGCATTCTTTCATCCTACATTCCAGGAATATTTTGCTGCCTTGGCGATCGATGATTGGCATTTTTTCCTAAATCACGTTCCTCATAATCCAGATGAAGGTATTTATCGCATTTTTGAACCGCAGTGGAAAGAAGTAATTATATTATGGTTTGGAAACAACAATAAAAACAGAGATAAGTTTATTGATTTGTTAACAGATTTTAATGATAGATGTGGTATTGAGAATTTTTATGGCTACAGAGCTTATTTTTTGGCTGCTTGTGCAATCTCTGAATTTACAACTTATGACCGAGCAGATGAAATCGTGGAGAGACTGTTTCAAATCGGATTTAGTAACATCGGTGAAGAATTGCATTATTGTGTAGAAAATGCCGCTAGAGAAGTAGTTGAAAAAACCGATCGCCTGAAAGCAATTAATTTATTAACCAAATTAATTTGTGAAGAAAAAGAACATAAAATTACATTGGGAAATCAATCTTTTCGTCTTCGGGAAAATGCGGATAATACCCATGAAGCTGCTAGGATATTAACTAAGCTTGACCCAGGAAACAAATTAGCAGAAGACCTTCTGGAAAATGTAATCAGTTTTTACACTGCAAGGGAAGTTTCCAGGGGTATGGATCAGCAAGAGGCTCTTTCTTTTGCTCATTCATTAGTATATGGTTTACCATCTAAAGGTGAGCCTATAAAAGTTCAACTGGCAATAAAAAATGAGAGTTTGAATGTTATTAAAATTTTAGATCACTTAACAAAAAGCGACTACAATGAATACACATTTAAACAGATGTTAAAGTCCTCTAAATATAAGAAACTTAAATCAACTAAAGAATTTATTGCAAAATCTCTAGTTAATTTACTTTGTAATAGTGAAGACGATATGGCCTGTTTCATGGTTACTTTAAAATTCACAAAAATGATTCAGTATGAAATGTTCCCATTGGTAGTTAGAGGACTAAGAAATTGTCTATACAGGCAAACTGACAAAGATGATGTCGATCGATATTTCCATTGCTATGGAGTGATCTGGCAGTGCGCCCAAACAATGAGTTATCCAGAGTTTTATAGTGCATGGCACCGTCAACCATTTACTATAAATGCAAAAGTATCCGACAACATCCTAGTTAGCAACTCCAACACTACTCAACTCCTCAATTTTGCTGAATTTCCAGAAGTCCTGCGTTCTGCAATTGTCAGCGACCCAATGCTCAATCGAGCAGTACAACTGATTTGTATTGATGGTAGCGAATTTAACCCTCCAGATAATCCTGCCACTGATATCTACATCCAAATGGTAGAGCAAGGTTGTCCAGAACGACAAGAAGGAACACCCACAACTATGCCACTGCTCAAAGCCTATTGGCGACTGAATTTGAGAAACCTAGAAAAACGAGTTGCGTTGGTGTTCTACAACTCTAAAATCGATCGCGAATTCAGCGAACCTTTTCTAACTGCACTGAGTGCTTTTGGAGGCACGATCGCAATCATCACCGATCGACCATGCGACAATGTAAAACGCCTTTCTCCTAACCATCCGAATCTCATCGATGCAGTTTTGAAATGGCTGCATCGATCGATTTTGGAGGCTTGA
- a CDS encoding DUF2726 domain-containing protein — protein sequence MLYAFDYDNSLSSFPQFQSGEIINELETIAIDILEMILGDRFRYCPQVPLEIICSRRETFTRLPIELWKFWVSSRVDIALMERGCGASRKAKLVIECQSHWHDRPEVQVRDRKKARLLASVGVPLVYLRQIDLDRRFYRFYTPNGQKEVFYNSITQQGRTELEAFLQHYSTQLTVDS from the coding sequence ATGCTCTACGCCTTTGACTATGACAATTCTTTGTCTTCATTTCCCCAATTCCAAAGCGGAGAAATTATCAACGAGTTAGAAACGATCGCTATCGATATTCTAGAGATGATTTTAGGTGATCGCTTCCGTTACTGTCCCCAAGTTCCCCTAGAAATCATCTGTTCTCGTCGAGAAACTTTCACCCGTCTTCCCATTGAACTTTGGAAATTTTGGGTGAGTTCCAGAGTCGATATCGCCTTGATGGAACGCGGCTGTGGTGCTAGTCGCAAAGCCAAACTGGTGATAGAATGTCAATCTCATTGGCACGATCGCCCAGAGGTGCAGGTGCGCGATCGCAAAAAAGCCCGACTCCTTGCATCTGTTGGCGTTCCCTTAGTATACCTGCGACAAATCGATCTCGATCGACGCTTCTATCGTTTCTACACTCCCAATGGACAAAAAGAAGTCTTCTACAACTCAATTACCCAACAAGGACGGACAGAACTGGAAGCATTTTTGCAACACTATTCAACGCAGTTGACAGTTGACAGTTGA
- a CDS encoding ABC transporter permease subunit: MKRLKLKSMLAAAIAIAFCLIAIASYAQANKTLTLATSPDYPPYEFKDTAVSGNEIIGFDIDIAKYITKKLGYELKVIGMDFNGLIPALQAGRADFVMAGMTPTAERKKNVDFSDLYYEAQNTIVANKGSNLTKAEDLAGKKVGVQLGSIQQEAVKKMAGVQLAALNRIPDIIQEIKSNRLAAGVIEDTVATGYAAANPDLEFNTIPNTEESGSAIAFPKGSRLVPEFNRVLQQMKASGQIKELATKWFSRPIPQEPAQANQPAVASKFGLDFGKIEPSLPYILSGIWVTLTFTLLSAFLGFIWGIVLSLFKISSIKPLAWFGTAYTSIFRGTPLILQLTLVYFATPQLTGYNISALQAGVITFFLNSGAYISETIRAGIQAVDKGQKEAAESLGVPYKLMMGDIILPQALKNILPALVNESIALLKDSALVSVIGVEDLLRRATIVGAEKYIYFEPLIFVGAIYYLMVLSLTWGANVLERRLQSSS; encoded by the coding sequence ATGAAACGTTTAAAATTAAAATCAATGCTGGCGGCGGCGATCGCGATCGCCTTTTGTTTAATTGCGATCGCCAGCTACGCCCAAGCCAACAAGACTTTAACACTGGCGACTTCCCCAGACTACCCGCCCTATGAATTTAAAGATACGGCTGTTAGCGGCAACGAAATTATCGGTTTTGACATCGATATTGCCAAATATATTACTAAAAAATTGGGCTACGAACTGAAAGTAATTGGCATGGACTTTAACGGCTTAATTCCCGCTTTGCAGGCGGGCAGAGCCGATTTTGTGATGGCTGGAATGACTCCCACAGCAGAAAGGAAAAAAAATGTTGATTTTTCTGACCTTTACTACGAAGCTCAAAATACAATTGTCGCCAATAAAGGCAGCAATTTGACCAAAGCTGAAGATTTAGCCGGGAAAAAAGTAGGCGTTCAACTCGGAAGCATTCAGCAGGAAGCTGTGAAAAAAATGGCCGGGGTGCAACTGGCTGCTCTCAATAGGATTCCTGACATCATTCAAGAAATTAAATCGAACCGCCTCGCGGCGGGAGTGATCGAGGATACTGTCGCTACGGGTTATGCTGCAGCGAACCCGGACTTGGAATTTAACACAATCCCGAATACTGAAGAAAGCGGTTCGGCGATCGCCTTTCCCAAAGGTTCAAGATTAGTTCCAGAATTCAACCGAGTCCTCCAGCAAATGAAAGCCAGCGGTCAAATTAAGGAACTAGCTACTAAGTGGTTTTCTCGACCAATTCCGCAAGAACCTGCTCAAGCAAATCAGCCTGCGGTAGCGTCCAAGTTCGGGTTAGATTTTGGAAAAATCGAGCCGAGTTTGCCTTATATTTTGTCCGGGATTTGGGTAACGCTAACTTTTACCTTGCTGTCGGCATTTCTCGGATTTATCTGGGGAATCGTGCTGTCTCTATTTAAGATTTCTAGCATTAAACCGCTGGCTTGGTTCGGTACTGCTTATACTTCTATTTTTAGAGGAACACCGCTAATTTTGCAGTTGACTTTAGTTTATTTTGCAACGCCACAGCTTACGGGCTATAATATATCGGCGCTGCAAGCTGGCGTAATTACTTTTTTCCTGAATTCTGGGGCTTATATTTCCGAAACAATCCGCGCGGGAATTCAAGCCGTAGATAAAGGTCAAAAAGAAGCCGCAGAATCCCTTGGCGTTCCCTACAAACTGATGATGGGCGATATTATCTTGCCGCAAGCGTTGAAAAATATTTTGCCTGCATTGGTGAATGAAAGTATTGCTTTGCTGAAGGATTCAGCTTTAGTTTCAGTAATTGGCGTAGAAGACTTGCTGCGCCGCGCTACAATTGTGGGAGCAGAAAAGTATATTTACTTTGAACCTTTGATATTTGTCGGCGCAATTTATTATTTGATGGTGCTTAGTTTAACTTGGGGGGCAAATGTACTCGAACGTAGACTCCAAAGTAGCAGTTAA